TAAATTTTGCGAAGGACCTAGAAATGGAACCAGTGGCAGGTAAGGCCATACACGTGCTTCGTGAGGATGAGGATGTTTTGCAAATGGTAGTTACTACAACCTCTGGTGTTAAGGAAGAGTCTCATCCTGACGTATTAGAAAGTATGTTGATATTAGAAGGAGAATGTAAATTCACTGTAGCTGGAAATAAAAGAATTATGAAACTAGGTGATTTTATAGATATTCCAATGAATAGAGTACATGATTTAGAATTAATATCACCTTCATTAACAGTCATTTTGCAAAAAATTAAAGTATAAACATTGCATATCGATTGTCCTTGTTGCAGTAGCTTAAGCTATGCTAATTGTTGCCAACCATTTCATTTAGATAAAGAAAAACCATTAACACCAGAAAAGTTAATGCGTTCTCGTTTTTCTGCCTACGCCTTACATTTAATTGATTATTTAATCGAAACCACCCATCCTTCGCAAATACATTTTTATGAAAGGAAGGAAATAGAAAACTGGGCTAAAAGTAATGTTTGGCTTAAACTAGAAATCTGTGAAGCAAAAGAGGATATTGTAGAATTTAAGGCTTTTTACCAAAATGGTTTAAAAACATTTATTCATCATGAAACGTCTATTTTTAAACAAGAACATGGGATTTGGTATTATTTGAAAGGTACATATCCCAAACAATAACGTTTTTCTAAAAAAGAAACGGGGATTAATCAAAAGACCAATCCCCATTATCTAAATTAACGCTCTCGTATATATAAACAGCGAAAGAAACTATTTATTATATCAACGCTATTATTTTTTTTCTTTCTTAACTTTTTCTGCCTTTTGTGGTTTACTAGTAGCTTCATCTTCAACTACTTTCTTTTTAGCAGGTGCTTTTGCTTTTTTAACTGTTGCAGTGGCTTCTTCTTCAGTAATGTTTTCCTTTATCACTTCTTTTTTCTTAACAGCTGCCTTTTCTTTAACAATTTTAGGTGCTTTTGCAGCCACTATTGGTTCTTCCTTAACTTCAACAATAGCTACATTGTTTTTTAAATAAGTTTCTAAAACCTGTTTTAAGTAAAGGTCAGGCTTAGGCATATTAATAATGGTTCCTGGTTCTTTGTCTTGAGATTGTTTAATGTAGGCAGATTTAATTTTGCCCCAATCTTTAGAATATAGTTTAATAAACATGGCAACAAATTCTTCGTTTGTATATTTTTTAGGCAATCTGCCTAATACTGCTTGTATTTTTTCTTCTTTTTTATGTAGTACTGCCATGAGTTTTTTCTTTGTACAAAGATAGGTAAAGATTTCACCACATAGCGACATCGGTGTTATAGTTTTAAAAGGTATCTATTACTGCAATAGAAATAAATCAATTAAACATAAAAACACAAAGTTTTGGTTTAGAGCAAGTTTAGCATAAATCTGCATATAAATAATAAAACTGACATTTTTTTGCTTTTATCTTTGGTAAATTTTATTACATTTGCTAAAAATAATAGCATAATTTTTTATGACCGTTACTGTCGTTGCCATATTTGATGAGTTTAATCCGCATGCGCCATTAGCTAAAGTGCTAAAGGAAAGATTAATACGTTTAGCATCCGATTTGCAAAACGTTCATTTAAAATCCTTGGCATCAATGCCGCCAATGGATGATGATATTGTTATCTACATCAGTTACAACCTAAAATATAGCGTTCGTTGGAGAATAGCCAACGATGTTCCAGATTTTGTAGAAAAAGAAGTGGCGCAAATTTGTGCACTACAAGGTTACATTGTTTGGAAAACAAGTACGGTAAATGTTTTTAAAGGAAATAAATAGAATTTTAAATTTTTAGTTTTTTGAAAAGCAAGTTCCTAATCTTCTATCAAAGTTAGACGGGCTTTTCATTTCCTGCCTATCGCAGGCAGGCAAGTCTTCGGTCCAGCCTCACCTGTGGGCTTTCCATTTCTACCGATAGCTATCGGTACCCGTTTAAATAACTCAAACCTCTGCTACTATAGAGAGTTGCAACTTGCCTAAGCCAAAGCTTTTAAAATGAAAGCGAAAGAACTAAAGCAGAAAGAGGGACAAGATTTCCTTAAGGATTGCTTACCCCGCTTAATAAAAAAATATTATTATAATTATTCTGGATATATTTCATTTAAAACGCCTGCCAATCTAATCGCTGATTGTTGAATACGTTTTTCTACAACAGGCAAGTATTTTTGATAATAGGCATCATCAATTACTCTTTTATTTATGGCCTCTACATCAGCGTACAGTTGAGTTGAGATTTGATAACTTTCCCAAAGCCATTGCATCAGTGGGTCGCTTTGCCATTGTTTAATGTTTTCTGCAGAAATATTATCGTATTTAGTAGCCAGTTGATCGTAAGTTAAGCCTTGTTTTTCTAACATTTTGGTGTCCCAAAGACTATGTAAGTTGGTTCCTTTTTCATCGAAGTTTAATTGAATGGTACTACCGCCTTTATCTTCACCTCTGCTAATGTGCATGGGTTGGTGTAAATCGCCTACAAAATGCATGATAAATTTAAGTGCATGCACTTTTTGAATTTTTGTAGATTGAGAATTTGTCAATTCTATTTTTGCTTTGTTTAAAGCAGAATAAACATTTTCTTTACTTACGGTGTCAATGTATTTTTTGAAATCTTCAAAAGAAAGTCCCAATGGAAGAT
The sequence above is drawn from the Pedobacter frigiditerrae genome and encodes:
- a CDS encoding cupin domain-containing protein, producing MNLAPYLESGMLALYVLDSLPNDEKLNIERAVKNHPELLQKISEIEMTFESYSDLDADSPRPALRGRIIDNIVNLQKEQVMNVNDLPIITAYSSYKNWLNFAKDLEMEPVAGKAIHVLREDEDVLQMVVTTTSGVKEESHPDVLESMLILEGECKFTVAGNKRIMKLGDFIDIPMNRVHDLELISPSLTVILQKIKV
- a CDS encoding S1/P1 nuclease, with product MKLRQLFPIALFCTSLFLISWGYTGHRTIGQITQNHLNPKAKEAIKNLLGDTSIAEACTWADDARREPEFAETANWHFLNLPLGLSFEDFKKYIDTVSKENVYSALNKAKIELTNSQSTKIQKVHALKFIMHFVGDLHQPMHISRGEDKGGSTIQLNFDEKGTNLHSLWDTKMLEKQGLTYDQLATKYDNISAENIKQWQSDPLMQWLWESYQISTQLYADVEAINKRVIDDAYYQKYLPVVEKRIQQSAIRLAGVLNEIYPE
- a CDS encoding YchJ family protein, whose product is MHIDCPCCSSLSYANCCQPFHLDKEKPLTPEKLMRSRFSAYALHLIDYLIETTHPSQIHFYERKEIENWAKSNVWLKLEICEAKEDIVEFKAFYQNGLKTFIHHETSIFKQEHGIWYYLKGTYPKQ